A window of Rhododendron vialii isolate Sample 1 chromosome 11a, ASM3025357v1 genomic DNA:
ttcggtaattggacgctgaaaatatatctcaattttggtaactaactgtcgagtataattggaaatttttaacgggctatgggagtaaatagagggctgcgaatagcagcgccctttttttttgggttcggTAGTCAAATGTATATTGTAACCGAGTGAGCTTATGTGCACCCTGACGATTCCGGTCAAATGCACAACTTCTTtactttttgtcatttttttcccCGGTATCTTCTTTCTGCTTGTATGATTTCTTCATAGCTCatacaagaaaaattattcaaaactcCTGGTGTATACTCCCTTCCCTCACATGTTCAGCGTATACTCCCTCCCCTCACATAATATGTGGGGTCCACAAGCATGGATCCACATATAGGCCCCGCATGTTATGCGAGGGAAGGGGTATACCCCAGAGCTAGTACTGAATAATTACCATATTTAATCAGTTGCAAGTATCATTCAATCAACCCCCAAAGTAATTGCAATGACTTGTCTCGCATAAGGAAATGACAAGTAACACATTATGAAGCCAAAAATAATTACTAGTCAAGGGAAGCGTCCGTGATCAAGGACCTTCAATGAATCCCAGACCACACGAATCCTTCAACGACTTTAATGTCAATTCCATTGTTAGACTATCTTGCCTATGGAAATGACAATTAATAATAAGCCTAACACAATTACAACAACTATCACAGAGACTAGATCACAAACCAAAACGATGAATCCCGAAAAATGGGTCTTCAATTTACTacttccatttcttttcatcAGATTTTGCACTTCCATTGACACCTTAACTCCAACCCAATTCATCAAGGGCGGCGACGTTTTGGTATCCAGTGGTGAAACCTTTGCACTTGGGTTTTTCAGTCTGGGAAATTCCAGTCGCAGGTACGTTGGAATATGGTATTACAAGATTTCAGAACAAACTGTCGTTTGGGTGGCCAATAGGGATAGACCAATCAACGGTACCTCCGGGGTTCTATCCCTCAACCGGGATGGAAACCTTGTCATCTACGACAATACCCGAAATTCTACCGTTTGGCATACAAATGTATCCGCGGTTTCTTACTCAGCTCGACTCTTGGATTCGGGGAATTTGGTGTTGTGCCAAGGAGATAGTGGGAGTGGTGGTGTTGTTTGGCAAAGTTTTGATCATCCTACGAATACCTTGTTGCCAAACATGAAGCTTGGTTTGGATAGGAGGACCGGTCTTGAATGGTTTCTCACATCGTGGAAGTCGAGAGACGACCCTGGTACAGGAGAATACTCCTATCGGGTCGAACCGAATGAGCTTCCTCAATTGATAGGATTCAAGGGCTCAACCCGACTCTGGCGGATACCCTTATTGTTAAAACCCAGTAGGAATGACGAGGCTAAGACCACAGCAAGTTCCATACTCAATGCAACTTATGTGAACAATCGCGACCAAGTCTATTCGTTTTACACCCCGATCAATGCGTCGACTCTGTTGACGATGTTCGTGGATGAATTTGGTTCTTTAAAATTGCTGACATGGGTGGGCAAATGGGTTGAGTTCTATTCCATCCCTGGAGACCAATGCGTTGCTTACGGCCGGTGTGGTGCTTACGGGTACTGCGACTCAAACAACAGGCAAGATTTTGAGTGTACGTGCCTTCCGGGATACGAGCCCAGCTCGGCAGAGAAGTGGTACCTACGGGATGCATCGGGCGGGTGCATCAAGGAGCGCAAGGCACTTTCCATGTGTGGAAACGGAGAAGGGTTTGTCAAGGTTGAGGACGCAATTATTCCGGATACGTCCAAGGCACGTTTGTTGATGAGCCTGAGCATGAATGAGTGCAAGGATGAGTGCTTGAGAAACTGTTCTTGCTTGGCTTACGCGAGCGAAGcagaaggaggagagagagcgaACTGCATCACTTGGTATGAAAATTTGATGGATGTGAGAAAATTCGTGAGAAGGTTTCCTGAAGGGAGACTAGACTTGTATGTACGGGTTGATGTGGTTGAATTAGGTATGTCTTTTGGTGCTGAATTTTAGTACTGGTTAGTTTCTTATCTCACACGGGCTTCACAAGCTAGGGCAACATAAATAGTGCTACTAATTCAGGCCAATAGTTGTAGAATTGTTTGTTATTGCTGTTCTAATTGAAGATTCTCTACACAAATTCCggtaaattttcattttccatgtAATAACAACTTGGATTATGAAGGTTATATAAGACGAACTTTACTATCAGAGTAAATTGTGATTTGATTgatgtccaaattttttttttttattcagctCAACGTATGAAATCTAGGAGAATAAACCAAAAGAAGGTGGTTGTTGTGGTGACATCAGTTGTCTTAACATCAGTCCTACTCATCATCTTAGTTTGTTGGTTGGTGATGAAGAAGCGAAGAAGAGGTAACCATCTGTTCAGAAATTTTGGTTTTCCATCAGTAGTTGTAACACGCTGGGGCTCACACACcacaacacccccccccccccgccccatTTCGGCGTCACTGATCAGGATTGAACACATTTAGCTtcatattttattgtttttttcgaTTATTGATGATGCAGGGAAAGACATTCAAGACAGTGATGAAGAAAACATAGAATTGCCCATCTTTGATATGGTCACCATTGTAGGGGCAACTAACAACTTttctgataaaaataaaattggacaAGGAGGTTTTGGCTCTGTTTACAAGGTAATTTTGCTATTCTTGACTCAATCCGTAAAAGAGTGGAACAATTATAATTCTCTTAAAGAGAGCCAAGAGCTGCAGACTTACCAAATTTTGATACTGACGAAAATGACTCTTGTGTTGACTAACACAGGGTCATCTATCAACTGGAAAAGACATAGCCGTCAAGCGGCTTTCGAGGGACTCCAAACAAGGTCTGAAGGAATTCAAAAATGAGGTTACTCTGATCGCCAAACTTCAACATCGTAATCTAGTTAGGCTTTTGGGATGTTGCATCCTCAGAGAAGAACGAATGCTAGTTTATGAGTACATGCCTAATGGAAGCTTGGATTCCTTCATTTTTGGTTAGCCCAATaaaccttcctctctctctttttcttcttaaagtCATACTTATCAATTGGAAAGTATATTAATTTAACAGAAGTTTGTCTCATTATATGACCAAGAAAATGAACTagttaaaagtgttttgaatttCGTGAAATTGCAGATATAACACAAAGAAAATTGCTCACATGGAGCAGACGCCTGGCAATTATTATTGGGATTGCTAGGGGGATTCTTTATCTTCATCAAGATTCGAGATTGAGAGTCATTCATAGGGATCTTAAAGCTAGCAATGTGCTACTTGATAGTGAGATGAATCCcaaaatttcagattttggcTTGGCTAGGGCTTTTGGAGGTGATCAGTCATccgcaaaaacaaaaatggtggTCGGAACTTAGTACGTGATCTTAGTCATGTTCCCTATTTTACACGTAATAACTTTTGCactaatttttcatttctttttataatattatatatgcaGTGGTTACATGGCTCCCGAATATGCAATCGATGGcctattttcaacaaaatcagaTATTTTTAGCTTTGGAGTCATAGTTTTGGAGATAATGAGTGGCAAAATGAACAGAAAATTCCATCATACAGACCATGATCTAAATCTTCTTGGACATGTAAGTTCATACATAAAGAACATGATAGCCGTTTCACCAACCCCATATTTTTCGATATTTGATTTCTAATTGTCTTGAGCCATTTTCAGGCATGGAAACTTTGGATTGACGGAAAGGCTTTTGAATTAATAGATCCAGTGATGGAGGGTTCATTTCCAATGTCTAAGGTGTTGAGATGTATACAGATTGGTCTCCTATGCGTGCAGAAATGCCCTGAAGACAGGCCGACTATGTCGTGTGTGGTATTAATGTTGGTTTCAGATATTTTAGTTTTGCCTCAACCCAAGCAACCTGGCTTTTATATTGAGAGGAGTTCCCAAGAAAAGCATGAATGTTCGGCGGCTCAAAGTCCTCCGAGCATCAATGAAGTGACAATGACCCATCTAGAGGCTCGCTAAAATATGCCGTATGTGGTCTTATTGTCGACTATGTCGTTTTTGAAGATGAGCCAACTGAAGGCTGGAACCAAACCCCTAGAGGCTCTGTTTCAATACCGTTTgcgtactttcattacaaactCAAGATTcaccaaatggatgtgaaaactgTGCACTAAATGGAGAATTGGATGAAGAGATTTATATGAAACTACCAGAAATGTTTTGTATACAAggtcaagaacacaaaataTGCAAGCTTGTTATATAATCTTTTGAGCCAACTCCACGTTGCATTAAAGCTATGTAATAATGATAGCGGTAGCTCTATTATTTGACACAGGCTGAGACCTGTGAGGTTAGGATAGTTCTGGGATTCCACTCGATGCGACTAAGTCACacgcttgatttttttttttttttaagggaaaaaCAGTTTCATTATCACCAAAATCAGCAGAAAGCAGAATACAGAAATCTGGCGGAATAGGGGAAAGGGGAGGAGGAGAAAGGAGACCCTCCTTTGCTTTACACGCTAGCCAATTAGCACACCTATTAACATCTCTACTGCACCAAGACACAGTAAAATTACAATCCTTGACCATCTCGTTTATGTCTTCAAGAATAGTTTGGATGTCCCTATTCTTCCCAGCCCCTTTACAATCAAGTCACACGCTTCATTATAAGAGGAATCATTCACTCCAAGCAAGATGCACTTGCACAATACTTAATAATCAACTCAACTTTCTCCTCATTGCATTCGCTAGCAAAGCTAATATAGATTGGTCTCCTATGCGTGCAGAAATGCCCAGAAGACAGGCCAACTATGTCATCTGTGGTCTTAATGTTGGTTTTAGATATTGTAGCTTTGCCCAAACCCAAGCAACCTAGCTTTTATATTGAGAGGAGTTCCGAAGAGATGCATGAACGTTCGCCGGCTCAAAGTTCTCCTTGCATTAATGAAGTGACAATGACCCAACTAGAGACTcgctaaaatatttttcatatggAGAAGGATAACTAATCAAGATATCTTGCCCTCTCTGATTTTAATTCAATGTTTAGTAACTTGTGCAGGCCGGTTTATCTCTACCTTAAAATTCTTCATTTACTTTCTATTTGCGTGGATTAGGGCATCCTAGCGAAAACTGTTGTAAGGTCAGCCAATGGGAACCTGTATCGTtgattcgaaaccctaaataTGGCACTTCATGACATACAAATGCTCTGTGTGGACATTTGGCGGATAAGGGTGATATGCACTATAGTTTCAAGATAATTATCTATAGGTCCATCCCAATGGGACAAGGTGTTTCTAAGAGTTTTGGATAGTCTCCTTATGATGGTCACAGATGAGTACGACTAAGTAGATAACTTAGGCCTTTTCATTTGGGGTCCTTGACGGTCAAGCAATGAGGGCATAAAATCATGCGACGGCCATAGTTTGGTGGTTAACTCGGAGGAAAGTTCTCAAGGTTGAGATTCTAGACTTCATGTAAGTTATTGGCTAGGTAATCAAACAGACTTCGTGAATCTATTTTGTGGTTTTGTTGTATTGTATTTATCTTTGTTGACTATTATGTACTTATAAAGTAAGGGTTAAAGGGTAGGAGTATATCTATTGGGTGATTGCTCTGGCATTTTACACTAGGTGTTGAAGAAGGATTGGACTTTGGAGGAACCATTTTGAGGGACTGAGGACCCCGTTGTTGAAGAAGAGCCAACTGAATTGAAGGCTGGAACGCAAACCCCAAGAGGCTCTCTTTCATTTCTATTGCGTACTTTCATTACAATCAATGTAATCTTAATTTCAGAACTAATATTTTCACTATGAAGTAATCTCACTAAGATCAATTATGATGTACTTTAATTATTAATTCTGCTACTAATGAAGTTAACcatttacttttgattaaatcatttttggaaaaatgtttAATTAACATGTCCGAAAATCGGGTCGTTACACCCCCGCCGTGTTTGTAACTCAATTTATTTAGAACTGTTGAATCATGTGTCAACcgtatccatgcttcttagttTGGAAGTTGCATGGGGGCTTAAGGCATCTTTACTAGACTTGTTTACATAATTACACGTATATGTTTCTGTAGGCTGTAGCTAGTGGTTAGACCTGTAATCTATTTACTCCACAGTGTGTGAAGTGGCAGAACAATTTTCCGAAATTACACCTACTGACATAATGCTTTCCCTGTGTTGGAGTCCATCCAAGAATAAGCAACAGTTATCTTTTTTGAAGTTCTATTtacaaaaaatgagaaaaataatgcaaatttGAAAGAATACTGAAGTCTATACACTTGAAAGCAAATGCGTAAGTCCAGAGTTGCTTGCGGAATTCCAAAGCCTCGGCAGTTTGAAAAGTGAACAAGTCTTGTGGGCTTGGTGGAACGGATGGGTTTGTCGGTACCACAAAGCGCAAGGAATTATTTGGAAGTATATACATTTCAATGTATGTAAATTGTAGAATCTGAAATCAGTAACTCCTTTTAAAGTACTTACCAATGAGTTGCGACTTAGTTTGGTGGCTGTCCCAAAGGGGAATTTGGCGATGGAATTTGTGTTTGTCCACCAGAGAATTCCCAACCATGACTTATCTTCTGATATGTGTTATGCGTGTCGTGTTTCCTCTTCCAATGTGGCAAGGTGTTTTGACTGTATCTGCTTTGAGTGCTCTCTGTTAGTTGTAAACCTAGCATATTGTTTCAAGGGAGAATTACCAAAACATGGTCTCCAGTATTGAAACTACCAAAAACATGGGTCCCCTAGGTGGGAACTAATCGGCCGCTTAATCGCCTAGGCATTGGACCCTAGGCGgggacttttagaacactgggtGAGGCTATGTTAGATTATGGTTTtatcctccttcttcttctctctctcactctctctctaaaaggcCGATTGTGCTACAGCCTGAAAGCCAAATATTCGGAGGGCATATTTTGTCGAACAGATGGCGGGCGAAAGATTTCAATCAAGATGGGCAGCGGAGAGTATTTTACACAGGAGTACATAACAAATATAGTAGTAGTCGACAATGTGTTACCTGCTCTGAGATTAGGATTGTTGGAGGCGGCTACTTGTCGTATTGATTCCTTGACTGCGTGTTTGATTTTCTACAGCAAGCAGAGGTGGGCGGAGGTGGGATTTTGATGGGAAGGCAACCTCGGCAACAACCAGGCAGTTGGCTTGGCTCCATGCTAGTGTCTCTGGTTGTTGGCATTTCTGAGCATTTTGTTGACGAAACGATGTAGCCACCCATCGCCGTGATTTTTACCTTGgagatgtatatatatatttttaatataacTCAGTTGTTTGGTCAACAGCATCTCAATTATTTTTGGGACCTAATCCCACTATGTATTTGCGAGGAGCCCAATTAATGGAGCAAAACTACTGGCCCCAAATTAAGCAAACTCCGAAGTCCCGAGCATGGTTAGACCAGTAGTCTCATTTTAACTACTGGTCCTGTATTCTTTAGTTGTTACCTTGGTTCCTTACATCTACTAGTTGAAACGTTATAAGTTTCACTACCGATCTGACTAGGTTGATCCGGTTAGGTAATCGAATGACAAAGGCAGCCTTTTTGGTCGCTGCCGGAATTCAGCCCGCCTTTGTAGGTTTCAAAGACAGGTGCTTGGGTGTTGACCCCATTTACAAATGTGGGTTTTTCCGAGTTTGTCTGGTCAAAAGACGGTGTTTGGGTGTTAATCCCACCTGTTGACAAACAACTGAAACAAGGATTTTTGGGCCGTAAGAGTGTATTTTTAGCTGGGtttcttttgggtatttttgtttgtttgcattGTTTTTGTTAGATTACCCTCAAGTTTTCTGGaataaattgttacttttgtctgataaaaaaaaatgggaaatttatagaaatagtTCTTTTAGTTTCACtcgagtctcattttcatcctccaagtataattacaactcttttgaccttcaagtttggttttcgtatcaaattggtccaattgataacttctgttAGCCAAACTTGacagaaaaatcaaattgatgaCAGTTTGGACATTGCAGTTCGTACCATGTTGGTCCAATTGCTAACATCTGtcctcaatctgattttttccatccaatttggcTGACTGgcattatcaattggaccaacttagtacgaaaaccaaacttgaatgtcaaaaaagttgtaattgatacttgaaagACGAAAATGAGATTCGGGTGAAACTAGAAAGACCATTTCAATATATTTCCCATGAAAGTTTCATTGCCCACAGAAAAATCATACATATGAAACCTCTTTTTTAATGGCCATCAACTTAAACtaattaaacacacacacacacacacaatacacAAACTCCCGATGTGGAAGCCAACTCAGCTGATGCAAGCCCAAGAGCCTccccctagtcagcaattgcctaggtgagttggtatgtgaAATTATCCTCTTGCCCTCCCTCAAAACTTAAACTAATTAGGTGAGGACATGATGAAAAAGATGAGGATTTATATGCTTTTAAATAGAACTAGTAATGTGCACGTGCTTTGCACGTGGAGCAGTCaaaggggatttttttttttttatgagcttTAAATTCTGATAATTGTGACGAAGTTCTAAGATATTTACTTAAAAAGTGTCAATTTGAATTCAAGAAACCTACAGGTATGGCTTCCATTCCAACATGGTACCATCTAAAATTATTCGTGTTGTCTTCATAACTATAATCACCGTACAAATATGCCATTCATAACTAAATGTTAAcaattcaaaagccaaaaacaaatTTGAGTAATTATTCTTCTTGCCATAGGGAAAatatttcatacctaaaaaatacacacaccaCTTACCCCATCATATAGGCATAGTGTACATATTCACACACCAATGCTTGTCTATAGTGAAACAGAAGTATGGATCTGGAAATATATCAAGCGGAAGGAAAATATATGGGAATATAACCATTTGCGCATTTATTTTCCTTACGCAACCAAACTAACTTGCTAGCTAATTCTTTAATGAATCATGCGACTTGAACCAAGGCGGCAAACCAGCAACCCCTCTT
This region includes:
- the LOC131306456 gene encoding G-type lectin S-receptor-like serine/threonine-protein kinase RKS1 isoform X2 is translated as MEMTINNKPNTITTTITETRSQTKTMNPEKWVFNLLLPFLFIRFCTSIDTLTPTQFIKGGDVLVSSGETFALGFFSLGNSSRRYVGIWYYKISEQTVVWVANRDRPINGTSGVLSLNRDGNLVIYDNTRNSTVWHTNVSAVSYSARLLDSGNLVLCQGDSGSGGVVWQSFDHPTNTLLPNMKLGLDRRTGLEWFLTSWKSRDDPGTGEYSYRVEPNELPQLIGFKGSTRLWRIPLLLKPSRNDEAKTTASSILNATYVNNRDQVYSFYTPINASTLLTMFVDEFGSLKLLTWVGKWVEFYSIPGDQCVAYGRCGAYGYCDSNNRQDFECTCLPGYEPSSAEKWYLRDASGGCIKERKALSMCGNGEGFVKVEDAIIPDTSKARLLMSLSMNECKDECLRNCSCLAYASEAEGGERANCITWYENLMDVRKFVRRFPEGRLDLYVRVDVVELAQRMKSRRINQKKVVVVVTSVVLTSVLLIILVCWLVMKKRRRGKDIQDSDEENIELPIFDMVTIVGATNNFSDKNKIGQGGFGSVYKGHLSTGKDIAVKRLSRDSKQGLKEFKNEVTLIAKLQHRNLVRLLGCCILREERMLVYEYMPNGSLDSFIFDITQSKLLTWSRRLDIIIGIARGILYLHQDSRLRVIHRDLKASNVLLDSEMNPKISDFGLARAFGGDQSSAETKRVVGTYGYMAPEYAIDGLFSTKSDIFSFGVIVLEIMSGKRNRKFHHADHDLNLLGHAWKLWIDEKAFELIDPVMGGSFSMSKALRCIQIGLLCVQKCPKDRPTMASVVLMLVSDTVALSMPKQPGFYIERSSEETHELPLAQSCPSINEVTMTQIEAR
- the LOC131306456 gene encoding G-type lectin S-receptor-like serine/threonine-protein kinase RKS1 isoform X1, encoding MEMTINNKPNTITTTITETRSQTKTMNPEKWVFNLLLPFLFIRFCTSIDTLTPTQFIKGGDVLVSSGETFALGFFSLGNSSRRYVGIWYYKISEQTVVWVANRDRPINGTSGVLSLNRDGNLVIYDNTRNSTVWHTNVSAVSYSARLLDSGNLVLCQGDSGSGGVVWQSFDHPTNTLLPNMKLGLDRRTGLEWFLTSWKSRDDPGTGEYSYRVEPNELPQLIGFKGSTRLWRIPLLLKPSRNDEAKTTASSILNATYVNNRDQVYSFYTPINASTLLTMFVDEFGSLKLLTWVGKWVEFYSIPGDQCVAYGRCGAYGYCDSNNRQDFECTCLPGYEPSSAEKWYLRDASGGCIKERKALSMCGNGEGFVKVEDAIIPDTSKARLLMSLSMNECKDECLRNCSCLAYASEAEGGERANCITWYENLMDVRKFVRRFPEGRLDLYVRVDVVELAQSMKSRRLKKKTVAIVVTSVVLTSVLFIILVCWLVMKKRRRGIDIQDSTNEENVELPIFDMVTLAGATNNFSDTNKIGQGGFGSVYKRHLSTGKDIAVKRLSRDSKQGLKEFKNEVILIAKLQHRNLVRLVGCCILGEERMLVYEYMPNGSLDSFIFDITQSKLLTWSRRLDIIIGIARGILYLHQDSRLRVIHRDLKASNVLLDSEMNPKISDFGLARAFGGDQSSAETKRVVGTYGYMAPEYAIDGLFSTKSDIFSFGVIVLEIMSGKRNRKFHHADHDLNLLGHAWKLWIDEKAFELIDPVMGGSFSMSKALRCIQIGLLCVQKCPKDRPTMASVVLMLVSDTVALSMPKQPGFYIERSSEETHELPLAQSCPSINEVTMTQIEAR
- the LOC131306456 gene encoding G-type lectin S-receptor-like serine/threonine-protein kinase RKS1 isoform X3, with translation MEMTINNKPNTITTTITETRSQTKTMNPEKWVFNLLLPFLFIRFCTSIDTLTPTQFIKGGDVLVSSGETFALGFFSLGNSSRRYVGIWYYKISEQTVVWVANRDRPINGTSGVLSLNRDGNLVIYDNTRNSTVWHTNVSAVSYSARLLDSGNLVLCQGDSGSGGVVWQSFDHPTNTLLPNMKLGLDRRTGLEWFLTSWKSRDDPGTGEYSYRVEPNELPQLIGFKGSTRLWRIPLLLKPSRNDEAKTTASSILNATYVNNRDQVYSFYTPINASTLLTMFVDEFGSLKLLTWVGKWVEFYSIPGDQCVAYGRCGAYGYCDSNNRQDFECTCLPGYEPSSAEKWYLRDASGGCIKERKALSMCGNGEGFVKVEDAIIPDTSKARLLMSLSMNECKDECLRNCSCLAYASEAEGGERANCITWYENLMDVRKFVRRFPEGRLDLYVRVDVVELAQRMKSRRINQKKVVVVVTSVVLTSVLLIILVCWLVMKKRRRGKDIQDSDEENIELPIFDMVTIVGATNNFSDKNKIGQGGFGSVYKGHLSTGKDIAVKRLSRDSKQGLKEFKNEVTLIAKLQHRNLVRLLGCCILREERMLVYEYMPNGSLDSFIFDITQRKLLTWSRRLAIIIGIARGILYLHQDSRLRVIHRDLKASNVLLDSEMNPKISDFGLARAFGGDQSSAKTKMVVGTYGYMAPEYAIDGLFSTKSDIFSFGVIVLEIMSGKMNRKFHHTDHDLNLLGHAWKLWIDGKAFELIDPVMEGSFPMSKVLRCIQIGLLCVQKCPEDRPTMSCVVLMLVSDILVLPQPKQPGFYIERSSQEKHECSAAQSPPSINEVTMTHLEAR
- the LOC131306456 gene encoding receptor-like serine/threonine-protein kinase SD1-6 isoform X9 is translated as MAPEYAIDGLFSTKSDIFSFGVIVLEIMSGKMNRKFHHTDHDLNLLGHAWKLWIDGKAFELIDPVMEGSFPMSKVLRCIQIGLLCVQKCPEDRPTMSCVVLMLVSDILVLPQPKQPGFYIERSSQEKHECSAAQSPPSINEVTMTHLEAR